One [Clostridium] saccharolyticum WM1 DNA segment encodes these proteins:
- a CDS encoding sugar phosphate isomerase/epimerase family protein — protein sequence MIAIYDWFGYELPIRERYQLIKRVGFEGVLLWWSEGFGRNYYRNAPMIAREAGLFIENIHAPVENQNDLWLDNLDGETLTNCYLQCAADCAEFEIPTMVVHLPDEDNPYNILGLNRINRIAEKAEQLGINVAFENLRNLTNLAYVLEEVDSQRLGFCYDCGHHYRYYPDHDFLSSYGSRLMALHLHDIGGSYAQHQLPFDGPINWSAAMKRIAEADYSGATAIEAMNWDYKHLPAEEFLQEAFKRAKSLEALRVNARG from the coding sequence ATGATTGCAATTTATGATTGGTTTGGCTATGAATTACCAATAAGGGAACGATATCAGTTAATAAAAAGAGTCGGATTTGAAGGTGTTTTATTATGGTGGAGTGAAGGCTTTGGCCGGAATTATTACCGCAATGCACCCATGATTGCAAGGGAGGCAGGTCTTTTTATAGAGAATATCCATGCGCCGGTGGAAAATCAAAACGACCTCTGGCTTGACAATCTGGACGGAGAGACATTAACGAATTGTTACTTGCAATGTGCAGCAGACTGCGCCGAATTTGAGATTCCTACCATGGTGGTACACCTGCCGGACGAAGATAATCCATACAATATTTTAGGTCTGAACAGAATCAATAGAATCGCTGAAAAAGCAGAACAGCTTGGTATCAATGTAGCGTTTGAAAACTTAAGAAACCTTACCAATCTGGCTTATGTGCTGGAGGAAGTGGATTCCCAGCGTTTGGGATTTTGCTATGATTGCGGACATCATTACCGCTACTATCCGGACCATGATTTTTTATCCAGTTACGGTTCCCGGCTGATGGCACTGCATCTGCATGATATTGGGGGGAGTTATGCCCAACACCAGTTACCATTTGACGGCCCAATTAATTGGTCTGCAGCCATGAAAAGAATTGCAGAAGCGGATTATTCAGGTGCAACTGCAATCGAAGCTATGAATTGGGATTATAAGCATTTGCCGGCAGAGGAATTTTTGCAGGAGGCGTTTAAACGGGCAAAAAGTCTGGAAGCTTTAAGAGTCAATGCCCGTGGATAG
- a CDS encoding response regulator transcription factor, translating to MHHILIIEDEKPISDFIKLSLRAMGYGCEQAYDGEEAANKILERRVSLILLDIMLPKANGFELMEFIRPMEIPVIFLTAKGSVQDKVKGFRLGADDYLTKPFQIEELQVRIENVLRRYYKTDEILTYRNISVNVSSHRVTKGEKEVTLTEKEFKLLVLFISNKNLALFREQIYEKVWEGEYTGDSRTVDMHIQRLRKKLDLYDQLVSVFKIGYRLEE from the coding sequence ATGCATCATATTTTAATTATTGAAGATGAAAAACCTATTTCTGATTTCATCAAGCTAAGCTTGCGGGCTATGGGGTATGGGTGTGAACAGGCTTATGACGGAGAAGAAGCCGCAAATAAAATTTTAGAAAGAAGGGTTTCCCTGATTCTTCTGGATATTATGCTGCCCAAAGCCAATGGGTTTGAATTAATGGAATTTATTCGTCCCATGGAGATTCCGGTAATATTTCTGACTGCAAAAGGCAGTGTACAGGACAAAGTGAAAGGCTTTCGGCTGGGGGCGGATGATTACCTGACCAAACCATTTCAGATAGAGGAATTGCAAGTCCGAATTGAAAACGTCCTTCGGCGATACTACAAAACTGATGAAATTCTGACTTATCGGAATATTTCCGTAAATGTGTCCTCTCACAGAGTTACAAAGGGTGAAAAGGAGGTCACACTTACGGAAAAGGAATTTAAATTACTGGTGCTGTTTATCAGCAATAAGAATCTGGCACTGTTCAGGGAGCAGATCTATGAGAAGGTATGGGAAGGAGAATATACCGGGGACAGCAGGACCGTGGATATGCATATACAAAGACTGCGCAAAAAATTGGATTTATATGATCAGTTGGTATCTGTGTTTAAAATTGGATACCGTTTGGAGGAATAA
- a CDS encoding ABC transporter ATP-binding protein codes for MKLMLKYLKRYPLLILLNIIGIFSFAAVQLGIPTVMAWMIDNGIGNGDIAYIKSMGGIMLMVCILGGAGTILLTYASSRISTYMIRDIRNDVFVQSQNFSHTEYNKFGVSSMITRTTNDAFQLMLFSNLLFRTALLAPVMIFISVFMTIRTSMTLSLVIGGSLPLIVAGVIIIAKLTNPLSEKQQKGMDRMNRISRESLTGVRVIRAFRKSEYEAERFARTNEDYTADSRKLYKIMSFTQPAFFFLLHLAMMAVFWISSVMIEKGSLQVGQFVAFLEYQFHAMFSIMLFSMVFVMYPRARVSANRIQELFDEVPLVNNPSQGITAENKGMVEFDHVTFQYPDGELPVIKDISFIANKGETVAFIGSTGSGKSTLINLIPRFYDATRGSIKIDGVDTRNYDLKELRQKIGFIPQKAFLFKGTIEENIKFGNPNATPEEIDHAVETAQAKDFIQNKPNKLQEQISEGAKNISGGQKQRISIARALVRRPEIYIFDDSFSALDYKTDAALRIALKEETRESVVFIVAQRISTIMNSDKIIVLNEGEVVGMGTHKELLKSCNVYYEIADSQLTKEELER; via the coding sequence ATGAAATTAATGTTAAAATATTTAAAAAGATATCCCTTACTAATTCTGTTAAACATCATAGGGATCTTTAGTTTCGCAGCAGTACAGCTGGGAATTCCCACGGTCATGGCATGGATGATTGATAACGGAATAGGGAATGGTGATATCGCTTATATAAAAAGCATGGGAGGAATCATGCTGATGGTCTGTATCCTTGGAGGAGCAGGGACCATTTTATTAACCTATGCCTCATCAAGAATTTCAACTTATATGATTCGTGATATCAGGAATGATGTTTTTGTCCAGTCTCAGAACTTCTCCCATACAGAATACAATAAATTTGGGGTATCTTCTATGATTACACGAACAACGAATGATGCGTTTCAGTTAATGCTGTTCTCTAATCTGTTGTTCCGAACGGCACTTTTGGCGCCTGTAATGATTTTTATCAGTGTTTTTATGACCATCAGAACCAGTATGACTCTTTCTCTGGTAATCGGAGGAAGTCTCCCATTGATAGTAGCGGGCGTCATAATCATTGCCAAATTGACCAATCCACTTTCTGAGAAGCAGCAAAAGGGTATGGACCGGATGAATCGAATTTCAAGAGAGAGTTTAACTGGGGTCCGTGTGATCAGGGCCTTTCGGAAAAGTGAATATGAGGCAGAGCGTTTTGCAAGAACCAATGAAGACTATACGGCTGATTCCAGAAAACTATATAAGATCATGTCATTTACTCAGCCGGCCTTCTTCTTCTTATTGCACCTTGCAATGATGGCAGTGTTTTGGATTTCAAGTGTTATGATTGAGAAGGGCAGCTTGCAGGTTGGACAGTTCGTTGCTTTCTTAGAGTATCAGTTTCATGCAATGTTCTCAATTATGCTGTTTTCCATGGTATTTGTAATGTACCCCAGAGCCCGGGTATCAGCAAACCGCATACAGGAGTTATTCGATGAAGTCCCCTTGGTGAATAATCCTTCCCAGGGTATTACCGCCGAAAATAAAGGTATGGTAGAATTTGACCATGTTACGTTTCAGTATCCCGATGGGGAGCTCCCGGTGATAAAGGATATTTCCTTTATTGCGAACAAAGGAGAAACGGTAGCATTTATCGGAAGTACAGGGAGCGGAAAGAGTACATTAATCAATTTAATTCCAAGATTTTATGATGCAACAAGGGGTTCTATTAAAATTGACGGAGTGGACACACGTAATTATGACTTAAAGGAACTCCGCCAAAAGATTGGTTTTATTCCTCAAAAAGCATTTTTATTTAAAGGAACCATAGAGGAAAATATTAAATTCGGCAATCCTAATGCCACTCCGGAAGAAATCGATCATGCAGTTGAAACAGCACAGGCTAAGGACTTTATACAGAATAAGCCCAATAAATTACAGGAGCAAATCAGTGAAGGTGCAAAAAATATTTCGGGAGGTCAAAAGCAGAGGATTTCCATTGCCAGAGCATTGGTCAGAAGACCTGAAATCTATATTTTTGATGATAGCTTTTCTGCACTGGATTATAAAACAGATGCTGCTTTGCGTATTGCACTGAAGGAAGAAACGAGGGAATCTGTTGTATTCATAGTTGCACAAAGAATCAGTACAATCATGAATTCAGACAAAATAATAGTACTGAATGAGGGCGAAGTGGTTGGTATGGGAACTCATAAAGAGCTGTTAAAGTCATGCAATGTATATTATGAAATTGCAGATTCACAATTAACAAAGGAGGAACTGGAGCGATGA
- a CDS encoding ABC transporter ATP-binding protein has protein sequence MRKLYPYIKPYLKYFIAAVLLTIGYSGFLSAAPMVEGFITTRLKDDIADIANNVPGASISFSYIIKILKLLLIIYIGNVLSNFGSQYFLTNGIQNTMRDLRNDVQKKISKLPISYFDTRTVGDILSIISNDIDTMSNALQQSLSRILSAFLSILLAAVLMFYINPVMGAVAVILIPGSALIMKIIMKRSSVLFDKQQVALGDLNGYIQERYTGLTEIKLYGKQEDSIEQFKEINNNLCENGFMAQFISGLMSPLISFITYIGIVAVCILGAAFAITGSITVGQLQAFIRYMWQLNEPLEQAAQLSASIQSAIAASGRVFEFLSETEEVAEASDPVKIENLKGNVTFEDVSFGYSKDKMLIEHLDLTVKSGQMVAIVGPTGAGKTTLINLLMRFYDINEGEIKVDGVNIQDMKRDDLRSIFGMVLQDTWLFNGTIADNIKYGKEDAVRQEIVNAATTANVNHFIKTQPDGYNMILNEESSNVSAGEKQLLTIARAFLADPAILILDEATSSVDTRLELMLQTAMKNIMKGRTSFVIAHRLSTIRSADLILVMKNGTIIEQGTHDELIARKGFYEKLYMSQFQNHA, from the coding sequence ATGAGAAAATTATATCCATATATAAAGCCATATTTAAAATATTTTATAGCGGCGGTTCTTCTGACCATAGGATACTCCGGCTTCTTATCCGCGGCACCAATGGTGGAAGGTTTCATCACAACCAGATTAAAAGATGATATTGCAGATATTGCAAACAACGTCCCCGGGGCTTCGATCAGTTTTTCCTATATCATTAAAATCTTAAAGCTCTTACTTATCATTTATATTGGAAATGTACTTAGCAATTTCGGTTCACAATACTTTTTAACAAACGGCATACAAAATACAATGCGTGATTTAAGAAACGATGTGCAGAAAAAGATTTCCAAGCTGCCAATCAGTTATTTTGACACACGTACCGTGGGAGACATTCTCAGTATCATCTCTAATGATATTGATACCATGTCAAATGCGCTGCAGCAAAGTTTATCAAGGATATTGAGTGCTTTCTTATCCATTTTATTGGCAGCAGTATTAATGTTTTATATTAATCCGGTTATGGGTGCTGTTGCAGTTATTCTGATTCCGGGAAGTGCTTTGATTATGAAAATCATCATGAAACGTTCTTCTGTTTTGTTTGATAAACAGCAGGTTGCACTTGGCGACTTAAATGGATACATTCAGGAAAGATATACCGGGTTAACGGAAATCAAACTATACGGAAAGCAGGAAGATTCCATTGAGCAGTTTAAGGAAATTAATAATAATCTATGCGAAAACGGCTTTATGGCACAGTTTATCTCCGGCCTGATGTCGCCGTTAATTTCATTCATCACTTATATTGGAATTGTAGCTGTCTGCATATTAGGTGCCGCCTTTGCAATTACAGGTTCTATAACGGTTGGACAGCTCCAGGCATTTATCCGGTATATGTGGCAGCTAAATGAGCCTCTGGAGCAGGCGGCACAATTATCGGCCTCCATTCAATCTGCCATAGCAGCATCAGGAAGAGTATTTGAATTTCTTTCAGAAACAGAAGAGGTTGCAGAAGCATCCGACCCGGTAAAAATAGAAAATTTAAAGGGTAATGTTACCTTTGAAGATGTATCGTTTGGTTACAGCAAAGATAAGATGCTGATAGAGCATTTGGATCTTACGGTGAAAAGCGGTCAGATGGTAGCAATTGTCGGTCCTACCGGTGCAGGAAAAACTACGCTGATCAACCTGTTAATGCGTTTTTATGACATCAATGAAGGGGAAATCAAGGTTGACGGGGTGAATATTCAGGATATGAAACGGGATGATCTTCGTTCAATTTTTGGCATGGTGCTTCAGGATACCTGGTTATTTAACGGAACCATTGCGGATAATATAAAATACGGGAAAGAGGATGCAGTCCGGCAGGAGATTGTAAATGCTGCAACGACTGCAAATGTCAATCACTTTATCAAAACACAGCCAGATGGATACAATATGATATTAAATGAAGAATCTTCAAACGTATCAGCAGGTGAAAAGCAGCTTTTAACAATAGCCAGAGCGTTCTTAGCAGACCCTGCAATTTTAATTCTTGATGAGGCGACAAGCTCCGTGGACACCAGACTTGAGTTAATGCTTCAGACAGCAATGAAAAATATTATGAAGGGCAGGACTAGCTTTGTAATTGCTCATCGCCTTTCGACCATTAGAAGTGCGGATTTAATCCTTGTTATGAAGAACGGTACGATTATTGAACAGGGAACCCATGATGAATTAATCGCAAGGAAAGGATTTTATGAAAAACTGTATATGAGTCAGTTCCAGAATCATGCCTGA
- a CDS encoding anti-sigma-I factor RsgI family protein translates to MKSVVVEIKGRFAAVLSDDGSMKKIKNKDYAVGQEVQIIENTFSNKRPGIHIRQKKDGMKLNSLLTKKSVLCTACVAVMLLCSGAGIWAYAAPYSYVSLDVNPSIEYTLNRFKRVIRVHAVNDDGQDILNEINLGDFNHKSIEDAIMATVQQISKEGYFTDSQAGSVTAKAREAAEGSHTGEGSVTGSAKYIDGGIVITVSSANAKLDDEFVLEIRNAVREFVDDNVEVEVSRVGLERVKEARELGVTPGKLNLVEKLRASASDPDSIVIEEWLNKPVKDVMKEIKNNRKAANEDRSEAPYDKATDSSAKSNRPADINIPSGKNDESTGKTKKEKATDKEQAKSVNADQTNGNASGDKKEPTGKQTDSEIKVQNKEEKALEKAESKAEKAEEKELPRNENKEEHGIQETIKSTESGTESNDKTENNKGNSNAGKEKQETSVKKSDPGNSKKH, encoded by the coding sequence ATGAAATCAGTTGTAGTCGAAATAAAAGGGCGATTTGCAGCAGTACTGTCTGATGATGGCAGCATGAAAAAAATTAAAAATAAAGATTATGCGGTAGGTCAGGAGGTTCAAATAATAGAAAATACCTTTTCCAATAAGAGACCTGGCATACACATACGACAAAAAAAGGATGGGATGAAATTGAATAGCTTACTTACGAAAAAGTCAGTATTATGTACAGCATGTGTGGCGGTCATGTTATTATGTTCCGGTGCAGGGATATGGGCCTATGCAGCTCCATATTCCTATGTCAGTCTGGATGTGAATCCTTCGATTGAATACACACTGAACCGTTTTAAAAGGGTAATCAGGGTTCATGCAGTAAACGATGACGGACAAGACATATTAAATGAAATCAACCTTGGGGATTTCAATCATAAATCTATCGAAGATGCAATCATGGCAACGGTGCAGCAGATTTCAAAAGAGGGTTATTTCACAGACAGTCAGGCTGGTTCGGTTACTGCCAAAGCAAGGGAAGCTGCGGAAGGCAGTCATACAGGTGAAGGATCGGTAACCGGTTCTGCGAAATATATCGATGGAGGCATTGTTATCACAGTTTCCAGCGCTAATGCAAAATTGGACGATGAATTTGTCCTTGAAATACGCAATGCGGTCAGAGAATTTGTAGATGATAATGTGGAGGTCGAGGTTTCAAGGGTAGGGCTAGAGCGGGTCAAAGAGGCAAGGGAGCTGGGAGTAACGCCTGGAAAGCTGAATTTAGTTGAGAAGCTGAGGGCAAGTGCCAGTGATCCGGACAGCATAGTAATTGAGGAATGGCTGAATAAACCTGTCAAAGATGTTATGAAAGAAATAAAAAATAATAGAAAAGCTGCCAATGAGGATCGCTCTGAAGCACCATATGACAAAGCAACCGATTCTTCTGCAAAAAGCAATAGACCGGCTGACATCAACATCCCCTCCGGTAAAAATGACGAAAGCACAGGAAAAACAAAAAAGGAAAAAGCAACGGATAAAGAACAGGCAAAATCCGTCAATGCAGATCAAACCAACGGGAACGCTTCCGGGGATAAGAAAGAACCAACAGGAAAGCAGACTGATTCAGAGATAAAAGTACAGAACAAGGAAGAAAAGGCATTGGAAAAAGCAGAATCCAAGGCTGAAAAAGCAGAAGAAAAAGAACTGCCCAGGAATGAGAATAAAGAGGAGCATGGGATTCAAGAAACGATAAAAAGTACCGAAAGCGGAACAGAGAGCAATGATAAAACTGAAAATAATAAAGGCAATTCCAATGC
- a CDS encoding sensor histidine kinase: MKLSWKIFSNTFLVVLFSLTLEGVVLLSMTFHKTYLLEVEREKENIENIHRELVTVLANDSSTLYKEPMKSVEEAVDVLKDNWKEESYRISDKSGKVIFQNDDAEFSGIKADRLSPYRIVYGVEKKGDEYFLQMTVLAKLLDEPVVLETQRDLTHIFDEKEEQQKVFMITVIAVGILSALINAVNVIKLTKPIHNLIDAVKKIRSGDYTERVKYKEKDEVGILASDFNRMAEQLEEKIRLLKETAKKQEELAGSLAHEIRTPLTAMIGYADLIKRSKMEEEDFLYAVDYIISEGKRLETLSNRMMQLLIHKNAMPSDTVSTVQNLLDDALEAMKPVFVKRNITVKKSSTDFPVRADMELMKNVLLNILDNGGKAAGRNGEITIETGCKEGKVWISIRDNGIGMPKEELSKIREAFYRVDKSRSRAEGGAGLGLAICSNIMKIHKGEMLFESEVGKGTTVTLIWKGIVDGQEV; encoded by the coding sequence ATGAAGCTTTCCTGGAAAATATTTTCAAATACCTTTCTTGTGGTTTTATTTTCCTTAACTCTGGAAGGGGTTGTATTGCTGTCAATGACATTCCACAAAACATATTTACTGGAAGTTGAAAGAGAAAAGGAAAATATCGAGAATATTCATAGAGAATTGGTTACAGTACTTGCAAATGACAGCAGTACGTTGTATAAGGAACCCATGAAAAGCGTGGAAGAAGCTGTTGATGTTTTAAAAGATAATTGGAAAGAGGAATCTTACAGAATCAGTGATAAAAGCGGAAAGGTGATTTTTCAAAACGATGATGCAGAGTTTTCCGGTATAAAGGCTGACAGGCTGTCTCCTTATAGGATTGTATATGGCGTGGAAAAAAAAGGGGATGAATATTTTTTACAAATGACGGTTCTTGCAAAACTGCTGGATGAACCTGTTGTCCTTGAGACTCAAAGAGACTTGACACATATATTCGATGAGAAAGAAGAGCAGCAAAAAGTATTCATGATAACCGTAATTGCAGTAGGTATTTTAAGTGCTTTGATCAATGCGGTTAACGTTATAAAATTAACGAAGCCAATCCATAATCTGATTGATGCAGTGAAAAAAATCAGGTCAGGAGATTATACGGAGAGAGTGAAATATAAGGAAAAAGATGAGGTGGGCATTCTTGCATCTGATTTTAATCGTATGGCGGAGCAATTGGAAGAAAAAATCCGGTTGCTGAAGGAAACGGCAAAAAAGCAGGAGGAGCTGGCTGGAAGCCTGGCCCATGAGATCAGAACGCCCCTTACAGCCATGATAGGATATGCGGATCTGATAAAGAGAAGCAAAATGGAGGAAGAAGATTTCCTGTATGCGGTAGATTATATTATTTCTGAGGGAAAGAGGCTGGAGACACTTTCTAACAGGATGATGCAGCTTTTGATCCATAAGAACGCAATGCCCAGCGATACCGTCAGTACAGTTCAAAATTTATTGGATGACGCACTGGAAGCAATGAAACCGGTTTTTGTCAAAAGAAATATTACTGTAAAAAAGTCATCTACAGATTTTCCGGTAAGGGCAGATATGGAGCTTATGAAGAATGTATTATTAAATATATTGGACAATGGCGGAAAAGCGGCTGGCAGGAATGGTGAAATTACCATTGAAACTGGCTGCAAGGAAGGGAAAGTATGGATATCCATAAGGGATAACGGAATTGGCATGCCAAAAGAGGAACTATCGAAAATCCGGGAAGCCTTTTACCGGGTGGATAAATCCCGCTCCAGGGCAGAAGGAGGAGCAGGCTTGGGATTAGCGATCTGTTCTAATATTATGAAGATTCATAAGGGCGAGATGCTGTTTGAAAGCGAAGTCGGCAAAGGAACTACAGTAACATTGATATGGAAGGGAATTGTAGATGGACAGGAAGTTTAA
- the sigI gene encoding RNA polymerase sigma-I factor, with protein MEAAQNEKILNGFIEKHETVILNTASKVTGHYITKSDDEWSIALSAFVQAVKDYDLKKGSFLKFAKLVVKRRLIDYIRQQVKYQQEISVNPVVFDSDFDEDENRHIQFAVTQRSMESQKQESLSIEIHTVNEVFKDFGFTFYDLIKCSPKAAKTKSACGKVIAYCIEDPVAANVLKITKLLPVKILEKNTNTPRKIIERHRKYIIAAVVILSGEYPGLAEYLRNIREERRQ; from the coding sequence CTGGAAGCAGCCCAGAATGAAAAAATATTAAACGGTTTTATTGAAAAGCATGAAACGGTCATTTTGAATACAGCATCAAAGGTTACAGGTCATTACATAACAAAAAGCGATGATGAGTGGTCTATAGCTTTAAGTGCTTTTGTACAGGCTGTTAAGGATTATGATTTAAAAAAGGGCAGTTTTTTAAAATTTGCAAAATTAGTTGTAAAAAGACGGTTGATTGATTATATCAGACAGCAGGTTAAATACCAACAGGAGATCAGTGTGAATCCGGTTGTATTTGACTCAGATTTTGATGAGGATGAGAACCGCCATATCCAATTTGCAGTTACCCAAAGATCAATGGAGTCTCAAAAACAGGAAAGCCTTTCGATTGAGATCCATACAGTGAACGAAGTTTTTAAGGATTTTGGTTTTACCTTTTATGATTTAATAAAATGTTCACCAAAAGCAGCAAAAACAAAATCAGCCTGTGGGAAAGTCATTGCCTATTGCATAGAGGATCCTGTGGCTGCAAATGTTTTAAAAATCACGAAATTATTACCAGTAAAAATTCTTGAAAAAAACACAAATACACCCCGAAAAATCATAGAGCGCCATCGAAAATATATAATAGCAGCCGTAGTGATACTATCCGGAGAGTATCCAGGGCTAGCAGAGTATCTGCGTAACATCAGAGAGGAGAGAAGACAATGA